From Macaca mulatta isolate MMU2019108-1 chromosome 3, T2T-MMU8v2.0, whole genome shotgun sequence, the proteins below share one genomic window:
- the EPHA1 gene encoding ephrin type-A receptor 1 isoform X1, with the protein MERRWPLGLGLVLLLCTPLPPGARTKEVTLMDTSKAQGELGWLLDPPKDGWSERQQILNGTPLYMYQDCPVQGRRDTDHWLRSNWIYRGEEASRVHVELQFTLRDCKSFPGGAGPLGCKETFNLLYMESDQDVGIQLRRPLFQKVTTVAADQSFTIRDLASGSMKLNVERCSLGHLTRRGLYLAFHNPGACVALVSVRVFYQRCPETLNGLAQFPDTLPGPAGLVEVAGTCLPHAQASPSPRPSGAPRMHCSPDGEWLVPVGRCHCEPGYEEGGSGKGCVACPSGSYRMDMDTPHCLTCPQHSTAESEGATICTCESGHYRAPGEGPQVACTRPPSAPQNLSSSASGTQLSLRWEPPADMGGRQDVRYSVRCSQCQGTVQDGGPCQPCGVGVHFSPGARGLTTSAVHVSGLEPYANYTFNVEAQNGVSGLGSSGHASTSVSISMGHAEPLSGLSLRLVKKEPRQLELTWAGSRPRSPGGNLSYELHVLNQDEERYQMVLEPRVLLTELQPDTTYIVRVRMLTPLGPGPFSPDHEFRTSPPVSRGLSGGEIIAVIFGLLLGAALLLGILVFRSRRAQRQRQQRQRDRATDVDREDKLWLKPYVDLQAYEDPAQGALDFTRELDPAWLMGDTVIGEGEFGEVYRGTLRLPSQDCKTVAIKTLKDTSPGGQWWNFLREATIMGQFSHPHILHLEGVITKRKPIMIITEFMENGALDAFLREQEDQLVPGQLVAMLQGIASGMNYLSNHNYVHRDLAARNILVNQDLCCKVSDFGLTRLLDDFDGTYETQGGKIPIRWTAPEAIAHRIFTTASDVWSFGIVMWEVLSFGDKPYGEMSNQEVMKSIEDGYRLPPPVDCPAPLYELMKNCWAYDRARRPHFQKLQAHLEQVLANPHSLRTIANFDPRVTLRLPSLSGSDGIPYRSVSEWLESIRMKRYILHFHSAGLDTMECVLELTAEDLTQMGITLPGHQKRILCSIQGFKD; encoded by the exons TGGAGTGAACGGCAACAGATACTGAATGGGACACCCCTGTACATGTACCAGGACTGCCCAGTGCAAGGACGCAGAGACACTGACCACTGGCTTCGCTCCAACTGGATCTACCGCGGGGAGGAGGCTTCCCGGGTCCACGTGGAGCTGCAGTTCACCTTGCGGGACTGCAAGAGTTTCCCTGGGGGAGCCGGGCCTCTGGGCTGCAAGGAGACCTTCAACCTTCTGTACATGGAGAGTGACCAGGATGTGGGCATTCAGCTCCGACGGCCCTTGTTCCAGAAG GTAACCACGGTGGCCGCAGACCAGAGCTTTACCATTCGAGACCTCGCATCTGGCTCCATGAAGCTGAATGTGGAGCGCTGCTCCCTGGGCCACCTGACCCGCCGTGGCCTCTACCTCGCTTTCCACAACCCAGGTGCCTGTGTGGCCCTGGTGTCTGTCCGGGTCTTCTACCAGCGCTGTCCTGAGACCCTGAATGGCTTGGCCCAGTTCCCTGACACTCTGCCTGGCCCCGCTGGGTTGGTGGAAGTGGCAGGGACCTGCTTGCCCCACGCGcaggccagccccagccccaggccctcaGGTGCACCCCGCATGCACTGCAGCCCTGATGGCgagtggctggtgcctgtaggaCGGTGCCACTGTGAGCCTGGCTATGAGGAAGGTGGCAGTGGCAAGGGATGTGTTG CCTGCCCTAGCGGCTCCTACCGGATGGACATGGACACACCCCATTGTCTCACGTGCCCCCAGCACAGCACGGCTGAGTCTGAGGGGGCCACCATCTGTACCTGTGAGAGCGGCCATTACAGAGCTCCCGGGGAGGGCCCCCAGGTGGCATGCACAC GTCCCCCTTCAGCCCCCCAAAACCTGAGCTCCTCGGCATCAGGGACTCAGCTCTCCCTGCGTTGGGAACCCCCAGCAGATATGGGGGGACGCCAGGATGTCAGATACAGTGTGAGGTGTTCCCAGTGTCAGGGCACAGTGCAGGACGGGGGGCCCTGCCAGCCCTGTGGGGTAGGCGTGCACTTCTCGCCAGGGGCCCGGGGGCTCACCACATCTGCAGTGCATGTCAGTGGCCTTGAACCTTACGCCAACTACACCTTTAACGTGGAAGCCCAAAATGGAGTGTCAGGGCTGGGCAGCTCTGGCCATGCCAGCACCTCAGTCAGCATCAGCATGGGGCATGCAG AGCCACTGTCGGGCCTGTCTCTGAGACTGGTGAAGAAAGAACCGAGGCAACTTGAGCTGACCTGGGCGGGGTCCCGGCCCCGAAGCCCTGGGGGGAACCTGAGCTATGAGCTGCACGTGCTGAACCAG GATGAAGAACGGTACCAAATGGTTCTAGAACCCAGGGTCTTGCTGACAGAGCTGCAGCCCGACACCACATACATCGTCAGAGTCCGAATGCTGACCCCACTGGGTCCTGGCCCTTTCTCCCCTGATCATGAGTTTCGGACCAGCCCACCAG TGTCCAGGGGCCTGTCTGGAGGAGAGATCATAGCTGTCATCTTTGGGCTGCTGCTTGGTGCAGCCTTGCTGCTGGGGATTCTCGTTTTCCGGTCCAG GAGAGCCCAGCGGCAGAGGCAGCAGAGGCAGCGTGACCGCGCCACCGATGTGGATCGAG AGGACAAGCTGTGGCTGAAGCCCTATGTGGACCTCCAGGCATACGAGGACCCTGCACAGGGAGCCTTGGACTTTACCCGGGAGCTCGATCCAGCGTGGCTGATGGGGGACACTGTCATAGGAGAAG GAGAGTTTGGGGAAGTCTATCGAGGGACCCTGAGGCTCCCCAGCCAAGACTGCAAGACTGTGGCCATTAAGACCTTAAAAGACACATCCCCAGGTGGCCAGTGGTGGAACTTCCTTCGAGAGGCAACTATCATGGGCCAGTTTAGCCACCCGCACATTCTGCATCTGGAAGGCGTCATTACAAAGA GAAAGCCGATCATGATCATCACAGAATTTATGGAGAATGGAGCCCTGGATGCTTTCCTgagg GAGCAGGAGGACCAGCTGGTCCCTGGGCAGCTAGTGGCCATGCTGCAGGGCATAGCATCTGGCATGAACTACCTCAGTAATCACAATTATGTCCACCGGGACCTGGCTGCCAGGAACATCTTAGTGAATCAAGACCTGTGCTGCAAGGTGTCTGACTTTGGCCTGACTCGCCTCCTGGATGACTTTGATGGCACATATGAAACTCAG GGAGGAAAGATCCCTATCCGGTGGACAGCCCCCGAAGCCATTGCCCATAGGATCTTCACCACGGCCAGCGATGTGTGGAGCTTTGGGATTGTGATGTGGGAGGTGCTGAGCTTTGGGGACAAGCCTTATGGGGAGATGAGCAATCAGGAG GTTATGAAGAGCATTGAGGATGGGTACCGGTTGCCCCCTCCTGTGGACTGCCCTGCGCCTCTGTATGAGCTCATGAAGAACTGCTGGGCATATGACCGTGCCCGCCGGCCACACTTCCAGAAGCTTCAGGCACATCTGGAGCAAGTGCTTGCCAACCCCCACTCCCTGCGGACCATTGCCAACTTTGACCCCAG GGTGACTCTTCGACTGCCCAGCCTGAGCGGCTCAGATGGGATCCCGTATCGAAGCGTCTCTGAGTGGCTCGAGTCCATACGCATGAAACGCTACATCCTGCACTTCCACTCGGCTGGGCTGGACACCATGGAGTGTGTGCTGGAGCTGACCGCTGA GGACCTGACGCAGATGGGAATCACACTGCCCGGGCACCAGAAGCGCATTCTTTGCAGTATTCAGGGATTCAAGGACTGA
- the EPHA1 gene encoding ephrin type-A receptor 1 isoform X2, producing the protein MERRWPLGLGLVLLLCTPLPPGARTKEVTLMDTSKAQGELGWLLDPPKDGWSERQQILNGTPLYMYQDCPVQGRRDTDHWLRSNWIYRGEEASRVHVELQFTLRDCKSFPGGAGPLGCKETFNLLYMESDQDVGIQLRRPLFQKVTTVAADQSFTIRDLASGSMKLNVERCSLGHLTRRGLYLAFHNPACPSGSYRMDMDTPHCLTCPQHSTAESEGATICTCESGHYRAPGEGPQVACTRPPSAPQNLSSSASGTQLSLRWEPPADMGGRQDVRYSVRCSQCQGTVQDGGPCQPCGVGVHFSPGARGLTTSAVHVSGLEPYANYTFNVEAQNGVSGLGSSGHASTSVSISMGHAEPLSGLSLRLVKKEPRQLELTWAGSRPRSPGGNLSYELHVLNQDEERYQMVLEPRVLLTELQPDTTYIVRVRMLTPLGPGPFSPDHEFRTSPPVSRGLSGGEIIAVIFGLLLGAALLLGILVFRSRRAQRQRQQRQRDRATDVDREDKLWLKPYVDLQAYEDPAQGALDFTRELDPAWLMGDTVIGEGEFGEVYRGTLRLPSQDCKTVAIKTLKDTSPGGQWWNFLREATIMGQFSHPHILHLEGVITKRKPIMIITEFMENGALDAFLREQEDQLVPGQLVAMLQGIASGMNYLSNHNYVHRDLAARNILVNQDLCCKVSDFGLTRLLDDFDGTYETQGGKIPIRWTAPEAIAHRIFTTASDVWSFGIVMWEVLSFGDKPYGEMSNQEVMKSIEDGYRLPPPVDCPAPLYELMKNCWAYDRARRPHFQKLQAHLEQVLANPHSLRTIANFDPRVTLRLPSLSGSDGIPYRSVSEWLESIRMKRYILHFHSAGLDTMECVLELTAEDLTQMGITLPGHQKRILCSIQGFKD; encoded by the exons TGGAGTGAACGGCAACAGATACTGAATGGGACACCCCTGTACATGTACCAGGACTGCCCAGTGCAAGGACGCAGAGACACTGACCACTGGCTTCGCTCCAACTGGATCTACCGCGGGGAGGAGGCTTCCCGGGTCCACGTGGAGCTGCAGTTCACCTTGCGGGACTGCAAGAGTTTCCCTGGGGGAGCCGGGCCTCTGGGCTGCAAGGAGACCTTCAACCTTCTGTACATGGAGAGTGACCAGGATGTGGGCATTCAGCTCCGACGGCCCTTGTTCCAGAAG GTAACCACGGTGGCCGCAGACCAGAGCTTTACCATTCGAGACCTCGCATCTGGCTCCATGAAGCTGAATGTGGAGCGCTGCTCCCTGGGCCACCTGACCCGCCGTGGCCTCTACCTCGCTTTCCACAACCCAG CCTGCCCTAGCGGCTCCTACCGGATGGACATGGACACACCCCATTGTCTCACGTGCCCCCAGCACAGCACGGCTGAGTCTGAGGGGGCCACCATCTGTACCTGTGAGAGCGGCCATTACAGAGCTCCCGGGGAGGGCCCCCAGGTGGCATGCACAC GTCCCCCTTCAGCCCCCCAAAACCTGAGCTCCTCGGCATCAGGGACTCAGCTCTCCCTGCGTTGGGAACCCCCAGCAGATATGGGGGGACGCCAGGATGTCAGATACAGTGTGAGGTGTTCCCAGTGTCAGGGCACAGTGCAGGACGGGGGGCCCTGCCAGCCCTGTGGGGTAGGCGTGCACTTCTCGCCAGGGGCCCGGGGGCTCACCACATCTGCAGTGCATGTCAGTGGCCTTGAACCTTACGCCAACTACACCTTTAACGTGGAAGCCCAAAATGGAGTGTCAGGGCTGGGCAGCTCTGGCCATGCCAGCACCTCAGTCAGCATCAGCATGGGGCATGCAG AGCCACTGTCGGGCCTGTCTCTGAGACTGGTGAAGAAAGAACCGAGGCAACTTGAGCTGACCTGGGCGGGGTCCCGGCCCCGAAGCCCTGGGGGGAACCTGAGCTATGAGCTGCACGTGCTGAACCAG GATGAAGAACGGTACCAAATGGTTCTAGAACCCAGGGTCTTGCTGACAGAGCTGCAGCCCGACACCACATACATCGTCAGAGTCCGAATGCTGACCCCACTGGGTCCTGGCCCTTTCTCCCCTGATCATGAGTTTCGGACCAGCCCACCAG TGTCCAGGGGCCTGTCTGGAGGAGAGATCATAGCTGTCATCTTTGGGCTGCTGCTTGGTGCAGCCTTGCTGCTGGGGATTCTCGTTTTCCGGTCCAG GAGAGCCCAGCGGCAGAGGCAGCAGAGGCAGCGTGACCGCGCCACCGATGTGGATCGAG AGGACAAGCTGTGGCTGAAGCCCTATGTGGACCTCCAGGCATACGAGGACCCTGCACAGGGAGCCTTGGACTTTACCCGGGAGCTCGATCCAGCGTGGCTGATGGGGGACACTGTCATAGGAGAAG GAGAGTTTGGGGAAGTCTATCGAGGGACCCTGAGGCTCCCCAGCCAAGACTGCAAGACTGTGGCCATTAAGACCTTAAAAGACACATCCCCAGGTGGCCAGTGGTGGAACTTCCTTCGAGAGGCAACTATCATGGGCCAGTTTAGCCACCCGCACATTCTGCATCTGGAAGGCGTCATTACAAAGA GAAAGCCGATCATGATCATCACAGAATTTATGGAGAATGGAGCCCTGGATGCTTTCCTgagg GAGCAGGAGGACCAGCTGGTCCCTGGGCAGCTAGTGGCCATGCTGCAGGGCATAGCATCTGGCATGAACTACCTCAGTAATCACAATTATGTCCACCGGGACCTGGCTGCCAGGAACATCTTAGTGAATCAAGACCTGTGCTGCAAGGTGTCTGACTTTGGCCTGACTCGCCTCCTGGATGACTTTGATGGCACATATGAAACTCAG GGAGGAAAGATCCCTATCCGGTGGACAGCCCCCGAAGCCATTGCCCATAGGATCTTCACCACGGCCAGCGATGTGTGGAGCTTTGGGATTGTGATGTGGGAGGTGCTGAGCTTTGGGGACAAGCCTTATGGGGAGATGAGCAATCAGGAG GTTATGAAGAGCATTGAGGATGGGTACCGGTTGCCCCCTCCTGTGGACTGCCCTGCGCCTCTGTATGAGCTCATGAAGAACTGCTGGGCATATGACCGTGCCCGCCGGCCACACTTCCAGAAGCTTCAGGCACATCTGGAGCAAGTGCTTGCCAACCCCCACTCCCTGCGGACCATTGCCAACTTTGACCCCAG GGTGACTCTTCGACTGCCCAGCCTGAGCGGCTCAGATGGGATCCCGTATCGAAGCGTCTCTGAGTGGCTCGAGTCCATACGCATGAAACGCTACATCCTGCACTTCCACTCGGCTGGGCTGGACACCATGGAGTGTGTGCTGGAGCTGACCGCTGA GGACCTGACGCAGATGGGAATCACACTGCCCGGGCACCAGAAGCGCATTCTTTGCAGTATTCAGGGATTCAAGGACTGA